The Cloeon dipterum chromosome X, ieCloDipt1.1, whole genome shotgun sequence genome includes a window with the following:
- the Cndp2 gene encoding cytosolic non-specific dipeptidase, whose amino-acid sequence MATPEPMQRLFQHIDANKAKYIQTLSDAVAIKSVSAWADTRGEIFKMMEWAKTKLEALGATATLRDVGEQVMPDGTKLKLPPVLLGELGNDPAKKKLCVYGHLDVQPALKEDGWDTDPFVLTEKDGKLYGRGSTDDKAPVLGWLHAIEGYQALGIDLPVNLKFVFEGMEESGSEGLDDLLYAEKNKFLNDIDFVCISDNYWLGKNKPCITYGLRGICYFHLEICCAAKDLHSGVFGGTVNEGMADLIYLMNTLLDKDGNILVPGIMDDVAPVTPAELEIYKEIDFDVSEYRSDVGTNKLLRNEDKIKLLMHRWRFPSLSLHGIQGAFSEPGSKTVIPAKIIGKFSVRIVPDQTPEKLEKLVVSYLNAKWAERGSSNTMKVEMGHGGRPWTADPNHPNYIAGRNATKLVYGVEPDLTREGGSIPVTLTLQEATGKNVILLPMGAADDGAHSQNEKIDIRNYIEGTKLLGAYMYELSKLSG is encoded by the exons ATGGCCACCCCGGAGCCGATGCAGCGGCTGTTTCA GCACATCGATGCGAACAAAGCTAAATACATTCAGACCTTGAGCGATGCGGTGGCCATCAAGAGTGTTTCGGCCTGGGCTGACACTCggggtgaaattttcaagatgaTGGAGTGGGCCAAGACCAAGCTGGAAGCTCTGGGCGCCACCGCTACCCTCAGGGATGTCGGTGAACAG GTCATGCCTGATGGAACCAAACTGAAGCTGCCACCTGTCCTCCTTGGAGAACTTGGAAATGATCCTGCCAAGAAGAAACTGTGCGTCTACGGCCACTTGGACGTTCAGCCTGCCCTGAAG GAGGATGGCTGGGACACCGACCCTTTTGTTCTTACTGAGAAGGATGGCAAGCTGTACGGACGAGGCTCTACTGACGACAAGGCGCCCGTTCTCGGCTGGCTGCATGCTATCGAGGGCTACCAGGCGCTGGGCATTGACCTCCCAGTCAATCTGAAg TTTGTTTTTGAAGGCATGGAGGAGAGTGGAAGCGAGGGTCTTGATGACCTCTTGTACGCTGAGAAGAACAAGTTTTTGAATGACATCGACTTTGTGTGCATCTCTGACAACTACTGGCTCGGCAAGAACAAACCTTGCATCACGTATGGTCTCCGAGGAATCTGCTATTTCCACTTGGAAATTTGCTGTGCTGCAAAGGACTTGCACAGTGGAGTTTTTGGTGGAACTGT CAATGAGGGAATGGCTGATCTTATTTACTTGATGAACACCTTGCTTGATAAGGATGGAAATATTCTGGTGCCTGGAATTATGGACGACGTGGCCCCTGTCACACCTGCTGAATTAGAGATCTACaaggaaatcgattttgatGTTAGCGAGTACAGGAGTGACGTCGGCACCAACAAGTTGCTCAGAAACGAGGACAag aTCAAGCTGCTGATGCACAGGTGGCGGTTCCCATCTCTCTCCCTCCACGGCATTCAGGGAGCTTTCAGTGAGCCCGGCTCCAAGACTGTCATCCCTGCCAAGATCATTGGCAAATTCTCTGTCAGGATTGTACCCGACCAAACACCTGAGAAGCTGGAGAAACTGGTTGTTTCTTATCTGAACGCAAAGTGGGCTGAGAGGGGCTCCTCCAACACCATGAAG gtgGAGATGGGCCATGGCGGCCGCCCCTGGACCGCAGACCCAAATCACCCTAACTACATCGCCGGCAGGAATGCGACCAAATTGGTGTATGGCGTTGAACCTGACCTGACCAGAGAGGGCGGCTCAATTCCCGTCACCCTGACTCTCCAG GAGGCGACTGGAAAAAATGTGATCCTGCTGCCTATGGGTGCAGCTGATGATGGAGCTCACTCGCAGAACGAGAAAATTGACATCCGCAATTATATCGAAGGA ACTAAGCTTCTTGGCGCCTACATGTACGAGCTCTCTAAACTGAGTGGATAA